In the Streptomyces fradiae ATCC 10745 = DSM 40063 genome, CGCCATGCAGTCCGTGCGGCCCGCCATCGGCGCGACCATCGCGGACCAGGTGCCCGAGCACGACCGGCGCCGGGCGTACGCGCTGAACTACTGGGCCCTGAACCTCGGCTTCGCCATCGCCGCGACCGGCGGCGGCGCCGCCCTGTTCCTCGGCTACCGGACCCTGTTCCTCATCGAGGCCGTCGCGACGGCGCTGTGCGCGGTGATCGTGTTCGTACGGCTGCCGGAGACGCGCCCCGAGGCGCCGGTGAACGCCGACGGCGAGCGGTCCGCCGCGCCCCGGCTGACCACCCTGGACGTGCTGCGGGACGGGCCGTTCCGCACGCTGGTGCTGCTGAGCCTGCTCGTGTGCACCGTCTTCAGCACCCCCTGGGTCGGCCTGCCGCTGACCATGACGTCCACGGGGCTCGCCCCCGAGTCGTACGGCGTGGTCATCGCCGTGAACGGCGTCGTCATCGTCGTCTTCCAGCTGCTCGTCAACAGGATCACCGAGGGCCGGTCGACGATCGGGCTCCTGGTCGTCTCGGCGCTGCTGTTCGCCCTCGGCACCGGCGCGACCGCGCTGGCGGACACCCCGCTGCTGTTCGCCGCGACCGTCGTCGTGTGGACCATCGGCGAGATGGTGTACATCCCGGTCAACGCCGCCGCGACGGCCCGTCTGGCGCCGGTGCACGCCCGGGGCCGCTACCAGGGCGTCATGGGCATGGCGTGGTCGGTGGGCGGGTTCGTCGCGCCGGTCACGGCCGGCTGGGTCGTGGAGGGGCCGGGGCCGGACGTCCTGTGGCTGGGCTGCGCCGCCGTCGCCGTGCTGGCCGCCGTCGGGTACGTGGTGCTGCTGCGGCGAGCGCTGGGCGGCGACGACGCGGCGGGGGGCGCGGTAGCCGCGGGGGGCACGGTAGCTGCGGGGCGGAGCCTGGAG is a window encoding:
- a CDS encoding MDR family MFS transporter is translated as MSGLPGGFWWLWLSTLVNRTGAFVLTFLSLFLTQELGFSGWYAGLVVALHGLGGIAGSPLGGMLSDRWGRRPTMVTGHLAAAAGAASLAVVTSPWAVAAVVLLMGVAMQSVRPAIGATIADQVPEHDRRRAYALNYWALNLGFAIAATGGGAALFLGYRTLFLIEAVATALCAVIVFVRLPETRPEAPVNADGERSAAPRLTTLDVLRDGPFRTLVLLSLLVCTVFSTPWVGLPLTMTSTGLAPESYGVVIAVNGVVIVVFQLLVNRITEGRSTIGLLVVSALLFALGTGATALADTPLLFAATVVVWTIGEMVYIPVNAAATARLAPVHARGRYQGVMGMAWSVGGFVAPVTAGWVVEGPGPDVLWLGCAAVAVLAAVGYVVLLRRALGGDDAAGGAVAAGGTVAAGRSLEGTKAAGAAAGGAGAGAGGGTAAGRGGDGRGESPDGAATAAEGTATAVSAG